The Bubalus bubalis isolate 160015118507 breed Murrah chromosome 16, NDDB_SH_1, whole genome shotgun sequence genome window below encodes:
- the MADD gene encoding MAP kinase-activating death domain protein isoform X30, translated as MVQKKKSCPRLLDYLVIVGARHPSSDSVAQTPELLRRYPLEDHAEFPLPPDVVFFCQPEGCLSVRQRRMTLRDDTSFVFTLTDKDTGVTRYGICVNFYRSFQKRVPKEKGEAGPGSRGKEGPRAPCVSEEVGPKTSESGPSLQPPSADSTPDVSQSPRARRRAKAGSRSRNSTLTSLCVLSHYPFFSTFRECLYTLKRLVDCCSERLLGKKLGLPRGIQRDTVWRIFTGSLLVEEKSSALLHDLREIEAWIYRLLRSPVPVSGQKRVDIEVLPQELQQALTFALPDPSRFTLVDFPLHLPLELLGVDACLQVLTCILLEHKVVLQSRDYNALSMSVMAFVAMIYPLEYMFPVIPLLPTCMASAEQLLLAPTPYIIGVPASFFLYKLDFKMPDDVWLVDLDSNRVLAPTNAEVLPILPEPESLELKKHLKQALASMSLNTQPILNLEKFHEGQEIPLLLGRPSNDLQSTPSTEFNPLIYGNDVDSVDVATRVAMVRFFNSPNVLQGFQMHTRTLRLFPRPVVAFQAGSFLASRPRQTPFAEKLARTQAVEYFGEWILNPTNYAFQRIHNNMFDPALIGDKPKWYAHQLQPIHYRVYDSGSQLAEALSLPPERDSDSDPTDDSGSDSMDYDDSSSSYSSLGDFVSEMMKCDINGDTPNVDPLTHAALGDASEVAIDELQNQKEAEEPGLDGENSQENPPLRSSSSTTASSSPSTIIHGASSEPVDSAETDDKAAGGVPKSLPTVPPSMGKCSVDRHQTETGEGAQKLLRPNSLKLASDSDAESDSRASSPTSTVSNNSTEGFGGIMSFASSLYRNHSTSFSLSNLTLPTKGAREKSTPFPSLKGHRRALVDQKSSVIKHSPTVKREPPSPQGRASNSSENQQFLKEVVHSVLDGQGVGWLNMKKVRRLLESEQLRVFVLSKLNRTVQSEDEARQDVIPDVEVSRKVYKGMLDLLKCTVLSLEQSFAHAGLGGMASIFGLLEIAQTHYYSKEPDKRKRSPTESISTPVGKDPGLAGRGDPKAMAQLRVPQLGPLAPSAPGKSPKELDTRSLKEENFVASIGPEVIKPTFDLGETDEKKSQVSADSGVSLTSGSQRTDPDSVIGVSPTVMIRSSSQDSEVSNSSGETLGADSDLSSSAGDGPGGEGSAHLAGSRGTLSDSEIETNSATSAIFGKAHSLKPSVKEKLVGSPVRSSEDVSQRVYLYEGLLGRDKGSMWDQLEDAAMETFSISKERSTLWDQMQFWEDAFLDAVMLEREGMGMDQGPQEMIDRYLSLGEHDRKRLEDDEDRLLATLLHNLISYMLLMKVNKNDIRKKVRRLMGKSHIGLVYSQQINEVLDQLANLNGRDLSVRSSGSRHMKKQTFVVHAGTDTNGDIFFMEVCDDCVVLRSNIGTVYERWWYEKLINMTYCPKTKVLCLWRRNGSETQLNKFYTKKCRELYYCVKDSMERAAARQQSIKPGPELGGEFPVQDMKTGEGGLLQVTLEGINLKFMHNQERKVFIELNHIKKCNTVRGVFVLEEFVPEIKEVVSHKYKTPMAHEICYSVLCLFSYVAAVRSSEEDLRTPPRPVSS; from the exons ATGGTGCAAAAGAAGAAGTCCTGTCCTCGGTTACTTGACTACCTGGTGATCGTAGGGGCCAG GCACCCGAGCAGTGACAGTGTGGCCCAGACTCCGGAACTGCTACGGCGGTACCCGCTAGAGGACCACGCGGAGTTTCCCCTGCCCCCAGATGTCGTGTTCTTCTGCCAGCCGGAGGGCTGCCTGAGCGTGCGGCAGCGGCGCATGACCCTGCGGGATGACACCTCTTTTGTCTTCACCCTCACGGACAAGGACACTGGCGTCACCCGATACGGCATCTGCGTCAACTTCTACCGCTCCTTCCAAAAGCGCGTGCCTAAGGAAAAGGGGGAGGCCGGGCCAGGGTCCAGGGGGAAGGAAGGGCCCCGAGCCCCCTGCGTCTCAGAGGAGGTGGGTCCCAAGACCTCGGAGAGCGGCCCATCCCTGCAGCCGCCCAGTGCCGACTCCACCCCGGACGTGAGCCAGTCTCCGCGGGCCAGACGTCGGGCCAAGGCGGGGAGCCGGTCTCGCAACAGCACGCTGACATCCCTGTGCGTGCTCAGCCACTACCCCTTCTTCTCCACCTTCCGCGAGTGTCTGTACACCCTCAAGCGTCTGGTGGACTGCTGCAGCGAGCGCCTGCTGGGCAAGAAACTGGGCCTCCCTCGAGGCATACAGAG GGACACCGTGTGGCGCATCTTTACTGGATCGTTGTTAGTGGAGGAGAAGTCAAGCGCCCTGCTGCATGACCTCCGGGAGATTGAGGCCTGGATCTACCGGTTGCTGCGCTCCCCAGTACCTGTCTCGGGGCAGAAGCGAGTGGACATTGAGGTCCTGCCCCAGGAACTCCAGCAGGCTCTGACCTTTGCTCTCCCAGACCCCTCTCGATTCACCCTAGTGGACTTCCCGCTGCACCTCCCCCTGGAGCTTCTGGGTGTGGACGCCTGTCTACAGGTGCTCACCTGCATCCTGTTAGAGCACAAG GTTGTGCTCCAGTCCCGAGACTACAATGCACTCTCCATGTCCGTGATGGCCTTTGTGGCGATGATCTACCCCTTGGAGTATATGTTTCCTGTTATCCCGCTGCTGCCCACCTGCATGGCGTCGGCAGAACAG CTGCTCTTGGCTCCAACACCATACATCATCGGGGTCCCTGCCAGCTTCTTCCTCTACAAACTGGACTTCAAAATGCCTGATGACGTGTGGCTAGTAGATCTGGACAGCAATAGG GTGCTTGCCCCCACTAATGCGGAAGTGCTGCCTATCCTGCCGGAGCCGGAATCGTTAGAGTTGAAGAAGCATTTGAAGCAG GCCCTCGCCAGCATGAGTCTCAACACCCAACCCATCCTCAATCTGGAGAAATTCCACGAGGGCCAGGAGATCCCCCTTCTCCTGGGAAGGCCTTCTAATGACCTGCAGTCCACACCTTCCACCGAGTTCAACCCGCTCATCTACGGCAATGATGTGGATTCGGTGGATGTTGCAACCAG AGTGGCCATGGTCCGTTTCTTCAACTCCCCCAACGTGCTGCAGGGCTTTCAGATGCACACACGTACCCTACGTCTCTTCCCCCGGCCCGTGGTGGCTTTCCAAGCCGGCTCCTTTCTAGCCTCACGCCCCCGGCAGACTCCTTTCGCCGAGAAACTGGCCAGGACTCAGGCCGTGGAATACTTTGGAGAATGGATCCTGAACCCCACCAACTACGCCTTCCAGCGGATTCACAACA ACATGTTCGATCCAGCTCTGATTGGCGACAAGCCCAAGTGGTATGCCCACCAGCTGCAGCCCATTCACTATCGAGTGTATGACAGCGGTTCCCAGCTGGCCGAGGCGCTGAGCCTGCCGCCCGAGCGAGACTCGGACTCGGACCCAACCGACGACAG CGGGAGTGACAGCATGGATTATGACGATTCAAGCTCTTCTTACTCTTCCCTTGGTGACTTTGTCAGCGAGATGATGAAATGCGATATCAACGGTGATACTCCTA ACGTGGACCCTCTGACACACGCAGCACTGGGAGATGCCAGCGAGGTGGCGATTGATGAGCTGCAGAAccagaaggaggcagaggaacCCGGCCTGGATGGCGAGAACTCCCAGGAAAACCCGCCCCTGCGCTCCAGCTCCAGCACCACCGCGAGCAGTAGCCCCAGCACCATCATCCACGGTGCCAGCTCT GAACCTGTCGACTCAGCGGAGACGGACGATAAGGCGGCAGGAGGCGTCCCCAAGTCCCTCCCCACCGTGCCTCCCAGCATGGGCAAGTGCAGCGTGGACAGACATCAGACAGAAACCGGAGAGGG GGCTCAAAAGCTGCTGCGGCCCAACAGCTTGAAACTGGCAAGTGACTCAGACGCAGAGTCGGACTCTCGAGCGAGCTCGCCCACCTCCACTGTCTCCAACAACAGCACGGAGGGCTTCGGGGGCATCATGTCTTTCGCCA GCAGCCTGTATCGGAACCACAGCACCAGCTTCAGCCTTTCGAACCTCACGCTGCCCACCAAAGGAGCCCGAGAGAAGAGCACGCCCTTCCCCAGTCTGAAAG GGCACAGGCGGGCCTTGGTGGACCAGAAGTCGTCCGTCATTAAACACAGCCCGACCGTGAAGAGAGAGCCCCCATCACCCCAGGGCCGAGCCAGCAACTCTAG TGAGAACCAGCAGTTCCTGAAGGAGGTGGTGCACAGCGTGCTGGACGGCCAGGGCGTCGGCTGGCTCAACATGAAGAAGGTGCGGCGGCTGCTGGAGAGCGAGCAGCTGCGCGTCTTCGTCCTGAGCAAGCTGAACCGCACGGTGCAGTCCGAGGATGAGGCCCGGCAGGACGTCATCCCCGACGTG GAGGTCAGCCGGAAGGTGTACAAGGGCATGTTGGATCTGCTCAAGTGCACGGTCCTCAGTCTGGAGCAGTCCTTCGCCCACGCCGGCCTGGGTGGCATGGCCAGCATCTTCGGGCTTCTGGAGATCGCCCAGACCCACTACTACAGTAAAG AACCAGACAAGCGGAAGAGAAGTCCCACGGAGAGCATCAGTACACCAGTCGGCAAGGATCCTGGCCTGGCTGGGCGGGGGGACCCAAAGGCCATGGCACAGCTGAGGGTCCCCCAGCTGGGACCTCTGGCACCAAGTGCCCCAGGAAAGAGTCCCAAGGAACTGGACACCAGAAGTCTAAAGGAAGAGAACTTTGTGGCATCTATCG GGCCTGAAGTAATCAAACCCACCTTTGACCTTGGTGAGACCGACGAGAAAAAGTCCCAGGTCAGCGCAGACAGTGGTGTGAGCCTGACATCTGGTTCCCAG AGGACCGATCCAGACTCTGTCATCGGTGTGAGTCCCACTGTGATGATCCGAAGCTCAAGTCAGGACTCTGAA GTGAGCAACAGCTCCGGAGAGACCCTGGGAGCAGACAGCGACCTCAGCAGCAGTGCGGGCGATGGCCCAGGCGGCGAGGGCAGCGCCCACTTGGCAGGCTCTCGGGGCACCTTGTCTGACAGCGAGATCGAGACCAACTCTGCCACCAGTGCCATCTTT GGTAAAGCCCATAGCTTGAAGCCAAGTGTGAAGGAGAAGCTGGTGGGCAGCCCAGTTCGCTCTTCTGAAGACGTCAGCCAGCGAGTCTACCTCTACGAGGGACTCCTAG GAAGGGACAAAGGATCGATGTGGGACCAGTTAGAGGACGCTGCTATGGAGACCTTTTCTATAA GCAAAGAGCGTTCTACTTTATGGGACCAAATGCAGTTCTGGGAAGACGCGTTCCTAGATGCCGTGATGTTGGAGAGAGAAGGAATGGGCATGGACCAGGGTCCCCAGGAAATGATAGACAG GTACCTGTCCCTGGGAGAACACGACCGGAAGCGCCTGGAGGACGATGAAGACCGTCTGCTGGCCACACTCTTGCACAACCTCATCTCGTACATGCTGCTGATGAAG GTAAATAAGAATGACATCCGGAAGAAGGTGAGGCGCCTGATGGGAAAGTCCCATATTGGGCTTGTGTACAGTCAGCAAATCAATGAAGTCCTTGACCAGCTGGCTAACCTG AATGGACGAGATCTCTCCGTCCGGTCCAGTGGCAGCCGGCACATGAAGAAGCAGACATTCGTGGTACATGCAGGGACAGACACGAATGGAGATATCTTTTTCATGGAG GTGTGTGACGACTGCGTGGTGCTGCGCAGTAACATCGGGACGGTGTACGAGCGCTGGTGGTACGAGAAACTCATCAACATGACCTACTGCCCCAAGACCAAGGTGCTGTGTTTGTGGCGCAGAAATGGCTCCGAGACCCAGCTCAACAAGTTCTACACTAAGAAG TGTCGGGAGCTGTACTACTGCGTGAAGGACAGCATGGAGCGCGCCGCCGCCCGCCAGCAGAGCATCAAGCCGG GGCCGGAACTGGGTGGCGAGTTCCCCGTGCAGGACATGAAGACTGGCGAGGGGGGCTTGCTGCAGGTCACCCTCGAAGGGATCAACCTCAAGTTCATGCACAACCAG GAGCGGAAG GTTTTCATAGAGCTGAATCACATTAAAAAGTGCAATACAGTCCGAGGCGTCTTTGTCCTGGAGGAATTTG
- the MADD gene encoding MAP kinase-activating death domain protein isoform X45, which translates to MVQKKKSCPRLLDYLVIVGARHPSSDSVAQTPELLRRYPLEDHAEFPLPPDVVFFCQPEGCLSVRQRRMTLRDDTSFVFTLTDKDTGVTRYGICVNFYRSFQKRVPKEKGEAGPGSRGKEGPRAPCVSEEVGPKTSESGPSLQPPSADSTPDVSQSPRARRRAKAGSRSRNSTLTSLCVLSHYPFFSTFRECLYTLKRLVDCCSERLLGKKLGLPRGIQRDTVWRIFTGSLLVEEKSSALLHDLREIEAWIYRLLRSPVPVSGQKRVDIEVLPQELQQALTFALPDPSRFTLVDFPLHLPLELLGVDACLQVLTCILLEHKVVLQSRDYNALSMSVMAFVAMIYPLEYMFPVIPLLPTCMASAEQLLLAPTPYIIGVPASFFLYKLDFKMPDDVWLVDLDSNRVLAPTNAEVLPILPEPESLELKKHLKQALASMSLNTQPILNLEKFHEGQEIPLLLGRPSNDLQSTPSTEFNPLIYGNDVDSVDVATRVAMVRFFNSPNVLQGFQMHTRTLRLFPRPVVAFQAGSFLASRPRQTPFAEKLARTQAVEYFGEWILNPTNYAFQRIHNNMFDPALIGDKPKWYAHQLQPIHYRVYDSGSQLAEALSLPPERDSDSDPTDDSGSDSMDYDDSSSSYSSLGDFVSEMMKCDINGDTPNVDPLTHAALGDASEVAIDELQNQKEAEEPGLDGENSQENPPLRSSSSTTASSSPSTIIHGASSEPVDSAETDDKAAGGVPKSLPTVPPSMGKCSVDRHQTETGEGAQKLLRPNSLKLASDSDAESDSRASSPTSTVSNNSTEGFGGIMSFASSLYRNHSTSFSLSNLTLPTKGAREKSTPFPSLKGHRRALVDQKSSVIKHSPTVKREPPSPQGRASNSSENQQFLKEVVHSVLDGQGVGWLNMKKVRRLLESEQLRVFVLSKLNRTVQSEDEARQDVIPDVEVSRKVYKGMLDLLKCTVLSLEQSFAHAGLGGMASIFGLLEIAQTHYYSKEPDKRKRSPTESISTPVGKDPGLAGRGDPKAMAQLRVPQLGPLAPSAPGKSPKELDTRSLKEENFVASIELWSKHQEVKKQKALEKQRPEVIKPTFDLGETDEKKSQVSADSGVSLTSGSQRTDPDSVIGVSPTVMIRSSSQDSEVSNSSGETLGADSDLSSSAGDGPGGEGSAHLAGSRGTLSDSEIETNSATSAIFGKAHSLKPSVKEKLVGSPVRSSEDVSQRVYLYEGLLGRDKGSMWDQLEDAAMETFSISKERSTLWDQMQFWEDAFLDAVMLEREGMGMDQGPQEMIDRYLSLGEHDRKRLEDDEDRLLATLLHNLISYMLLMKVNKNDIRKKVRRLMGKSHIGLVYSQQINEVLDQLANLNGRDLSVRSSGSRHMKKQTFVVHAGTDTNGDIFFMEVCDDCVVLRSNIGTVYERWWYEKLINMTYCPKTKVLCLWRRNGSETQLNKFYTKKCRELYYCVKDSMERAAARQQSIKPGPELGGEFPVQDMKTGEGGLLQVTLEGINLKFMHNQVFIELNHIKKCNTVRGVFVLEEFVPEIKEVVSHKYKTPMAHEICYSVLCLFSYVAAVRSSEEDLRTPPRPVSS; encoded by the exons ATGGTGCAAAAGAAGAAGTCCTGTCCTCGGTTACTTGACTACCTGGTGATCGTAGGGGCCAG GCACCCGAGCAGTGACAGTGTGGCCCAGACTCCGGAACTGCTACGGCGGTACCCGCTAGAGGACCACGCGGAGTTTCCCCTGCCCCCAGATGTCGTGTTCTTCTGCCAGCCGGAGGGCTGCCTGAGCGTGCGGCAGCGGCGCATGACCCTGCGGGATGACACCTCTTTTGTCTTCACCCTCACGGACAAGGACACTGGCGTCACCCGATACGGCATCTGCGTCAACTTCTACCGCTCCTTCCAAAAGCGCGTGCCTAAGGAAAAGGGGGAGGCCGGGCCAGGGTCCAGGGGGAAGGAAGGGCCCCGAGCCCCCTGCGTCTCAGAGGAGGTGGGTCCCAAGACCTCGGAGAGCGGCCCATCCCTGCAGCCGCCCAGTGCCGACTCCACCCCGGACGTGAGCCAGTCTCCGCGGGCCAGACGTCGGGCCAAGGCGGGGAGCCGGTCTCGCAACAGCACGCTGACATCCCTGTGCGTGCTCAGCCACTACCCCTTCTTCTCCACCTTCCGCGAGTGTCTGTACACCCTCAAGCGTCTGGTGGACTGCTGCAGCGAGCGCCTGCTGGGCAAGAAACTGGGCCTCCCTCGAGGCATACAGAG GGACACCGTGTGGCGCATCTTTACTGGATCGTTGTTAGTGGAGGAGAAGTCAAGCGCCCTGCTGCATGACCTCCGGGAGATTGAGGCCTGGATCTACCGGTTGCTGCGCTCCCCAGTACCTGTCTCGGGGCAGAAGCGAGTGGACATTGAGGTCCTGCCCCAGGAACTCCAGCAGGCTCTGACCTTTGCTCTCCCAGACCCCTCTCGATTCACCCTAGTGGACTTCCCGCTGCACCTCCCCCTGGAGCTTCTGGGTGTGGACGCCTGTCTACAGGTGCTCACCTGCATCCTGTTAGAGCACAAG GTTGTGCTCCAGTCCCGAGACTACAATGCACTCTCCATGTCCGTGATGGCCTTTGTGGCGATGATCTACCCCTTGGAGTATATGTTTCCTGTTATCCCGCTGCTGCCCACCTGCATGGCGTCGGCAGAACAG CTGCTCTTGGCTCCAACACCATACATCATCGGGGTCCCTGCCAGCTTCTTCCTCTACAAACTGGACTTCAAAATGCCTGATGACGTGTGGCTAGTAGATCTGGACAGCAATAGG GTGCTTGCCCCCACTAATGCGGAAGTGCTGCCTATCCTGCCGGAGCCGGAATCGTTAGAGTTGAAGAAGCATTTGAAGCAG GCCCTCGCCAGCATGAGTCTCAACACCCAACCCATCCTCAATCTGGAGAAATTCCACGAGGGCCAGGAGATCCCCCTTCTCCTGGGAAGGCCTTCTAATGACCTGCAGTCCACACCTTCCACCGAGTTCAACCCGCTCATCTACGGCAATGATGTGGATTCGGTGGATGTTGCAACCAG AGTGGCCATGGTCCGTTTCTTCAACTCCCCCAACGTGCTGCAGGGCTTTCAGATGCACACACGTACCCTACGTCTCTTCCCCCGGCCCGTGGTGGCTTTCCAAGCCGGCTCCTTTCTAGCCTCACGCCCCCGGCAGACTCCTTTCGCCGAGAAACTGGCCAGGACTCAGGCCGTGGAATACTTTGGAGAATGGATCCTGAACCCCACCAACTACGCCTTCCAGCGGATTCACAACA ACATGTTCGATCCAGCTCTGATTGGCGACAAGCCCAAGTGGTATGCCCACCAGCTGCAGCCCATTCACTATCGAGTGTATGACAGCGGTTCCCAGCTGGCCGAGGCGCTGAGCCTGCCGCCCGAGCGAGACTCGGACTCGGACCCAACCGACGACAG CGGGAGTGACAGCATGGATTATGACGATTCAAGCTCTTCTTACTCTTCCCTTGGTGACTTTGTCAGCGAGATGATGAAATGCGATATCAACGGTGATACTCCTA ACGTGGACCCTCTGACACACGCAGCACTGGGAGATGCCAGCGAGGTGGCGATTGATGAGCTGCAGAAccagaaggaggcagaggaacCCGGCCTGGATGGCGAGAACTCCCAGGAAAACCCGCCCCTGCGCTCCAGCTCCAGCACCACCGCGAGCAGTAGCCCCAGCACCATCATCCACGGTGCCAGCTCT GAACCTGTCGACTCAGCGGAGACGGACGATAAGGCGGCAGGAGGCGTCCCCAAGTCCCTCCCCACCGTGCCTCCCAGCATGGGCAAGTGCAGCGTGGACAGACATCAGACAGAAACCGGAGAGGG GGCTCAAAAGCTGCTGCGGCCCAACAGCTTGAAACTGGCAAGTGACTCAGACGCAGAGTCGGACTCTCGAGCGAGCTCGCCCACCTCCACTGTCTCCAACAACAGCACGGAGGGCTTCGGGGGCATCATGTCTTTCGCCA GCAGCCTGTATCGGAACCACAGCACCAGCTTCAGCCTTTCGAACCTCACGCTGCCCACCAAAGGAGCCCGAGAGAAGAGCACGCCCTTCCCCAGTCTGAAAG GGCACAGGCGGGCCTTGGTGGACCAGAAGTCGTCCGTCATTAAACACAGCCCGACCGTGAAGAGAGAGCCCCCATCACCCCAGGGCCGAGCCAGCAACTCTAG TGAGAACCAGCAGTTCCTGAAGGAGGTGGTGCACAGCGTGCTGGACGGCCAGGGCGTCGGCTGGCTCAACATGAAGAAGGTGCGGCGGCTGCTGGAGAGCGAGCAGCTGCGCGTCTTCGTCCTGAGCAAGCTGAACCGCACGGTGCAGTCCGAGGATGAGGCCCGGCAGGACGTCATCCCCGACGTG GAGGTCAGCCGGAAGGTGTACAAGGGCATGTTGGATCTGCTCAAGTGCACGGTCCTCAGTCTGGAGCAGTCCTTCGCCCACGCCGGCCTGGGTGGCATGGCCAGCATCTTCGGGCTTCTGGAGATCGCCCAGACCCACTACTACAGTAAAG AACCAGACAAGCGGAAGAGAAGTCCCACGGAGAGCATCAGTACACCAGTCGGCAAGGATCCTGGCCTGGCTGGGCGGGGGGACCCAAAGGCCATGGCACAGCTGAGGGTCCCCCAGCTGGGACCTCTGGCACCAAGTGCCCCAGGAAAGAGTCCCAAGGAACTGGACACCAGAAGTCTAAAGGAAGAGAACTTTGTGGCATCTATCG AATTGTGGAGCAAGCACCaggaagtgaaaaagcaaaaagctTTGGAAAAACAGA GGCCTGAAGTAATCAAACCCACCTTTGACCTTGGTGAGACCGACGAGAAAAAGTCCCAGGTCAGCGCAGACAGTGGTGTGAGCCTGACATCTGGTTCCCAG AGGACCGATCCAGACTCTGTCATCGGTGTGAGTCCCACTGTGATGATCCGAAGCTCAAGTCAGGACTCTGAA GTGAGCAACAGCTCCGGAGAGACCCTGGGAGCAGACAGCGACCTCAGCAGCAGTGCGGGCGATGGCCCAGGCGGCGAGGGCAGCGCCCACTTGGCAGGCTCTCGGGGCACCTTGTCTGACAGCGAGATCGAGACCAACTCTGCCACCAGTGCCATCTTT GGTAAAGCCCATAGCTTGAAGCCAAGTGTGAAGGAGAAGCTGGTGGGCAGCCCAGTTCGCTCTTCTGAAGACGTCAGCCAGCGAGTCTACCTCTACGAGGGACTCCTAG GAAGGGACAAAGGATCGATGTGGGACCAGTTAGAGGACGCTGCTATGGAGACCTTTTCTATAA GCAAAGAGCGTTCTACTTTATGGGACCAAATGCAGTTCTGGGAAGACGCGTTCCTAGATGCCGTGATGTTGGAGAGAGAAGGAATGGGCATGGACCAGGGTCCCCAGGAAATGATAGACAG GTACCTGTCCCTGGGAGAACACGACCGGAAGCGCCTGGAGGACGATGAAGACCGTCTGCTGGCCACACTCTTGCACAACCTCATCTCGTACATGCTGCTGATGAAG GTAAATAAGAATGACATCCGGAAGAAGGTGAGGCGCCTGATGGGAAAGTCCCATATTGGGCTTGTGTACAGTCAGCAAATCAATGAAGTCCTTGACCAGCTGGCTAACCTG AATGGACGAGATCTCTCCGTCCGGTCCAGTGGCAGCCGGCACATGAAGAAGCAGACATTCGTGGTACATGCAGGGACAGACACGAATGGAGATATCTTTTTCATGGAG GTGTGTGACGACTGCGTGGTGCTGCGCAGTAACATCGGGACGGTGTACGAGCGCTGGTGGTACGAGAAACTCATCAACATGACCTACTGCCCCAAGACCAAGGTGCTGTGTTTGTGGCGCAGAAATGGCTCCGAGACCCAGCTCAACAAGTTCTACACTAAGAAG TGTCGGGAGCTGTACTACTGCGTGAAGGACAGCATGGAGCGCGCCGCCGCCCGCCAGCAGAGCATCAAGCCGG GGCCGGAACTGGGTGGCGAGTTCCCCGTGCAGGACATGAAGACTGGCGAGGGGGGCTTGCTGCAGGTCACCCTCGAAGGGATCAACCTCAAGTTCATGCACAACCAG GTTTTCATAGAGCTGAATCACATTAAAAAGTGCAATACAGTCCGAGGCGTCTTTGTCCTGGAGGAATTTG